The DNA region ctattaaaaagatttttgtttagtaatacaaaattttaaattaaattatatgaaaatcttAGGTACTAATATCGTCACAAATTATTCAAAGGGGAATACACAATCAGTCATTAACACAGATACACAACTGATTAATCAATGGCTGGCTCTATCTGTTGGCCTCTAGATTGTTCATTGATGATATCTATCAAATGTTTTTAGACAAAATTGGACAGTTGTGGTTTTctagacattatttattaaactactaACTCTCTGCATTTGTTTCCGTTGCTACAATTTCAGTTTCCTCTTTTTCtttctcaataatattttcttttttttctaattcttcagttttattttcaacaacCACAGATACTTTGGGTAATTCCGATTGCACATCAGAAATTGAATAGTTTTCAGATTCTATCTTATGTGTTTGTTCCTTTTCTTCAATTGATGGagtatttgaatttgaaatttctGTTGCATTTGTTTCAATGTTTTctgaattttcaatttttttatttgattgagaTTCATCTTGAACATCAATATGTTCCTCTGTTTTGGGAGAATTACTGTTCCCATCTGTATTGTCACTCGAGGAGCTCTCTTCACTAGATGATAATTCTGTAGTATTTTTAGACTCAACAGCTTTAGTAGAATCTGAGCTACTTTCATCAGCTGGTATATCAGTTATTTCAGTTGGAGCAATACTCTCCTTTTGTGTATCTGGTTCAACATTCTTAGTTAAATTTGATTCTTCACATAGTTTTTGTTCCGTAGTTTCAGCATCATCAACCTTGATTTCAGGAATGATAACTGGTTCCAAAACATCACCTTTCATTTCTACATCCATTTTTGTTTCAGGTGATTCTTCAGagctattgttattttttacatctTCACTAGTTGATGGTATCTGGGAGGCAGTTTCTTTAGGTTTTTGTTCAGGGTCTTCTATATTTTCAGTAATGTTTAATTCAGGTGGAGTAACTGATTCATATTGAGTAACAGCTTTATCTTGTGTGAGGGAAGTTTCTTGCTTGGCATGCAATCGTGCTTCTATGTCATCAACTGAAATATGAGCATCGGATGATCCTGGCTGAGGTTCTGAGGTCTGCTTAGCAGGATTATCTTTCCACGACATGTCTTCCATTTCAACATCAACATTATATTCTGAGTTGTTATCTGATCCATTAACTATTGCCTCCATTGGTTCGCCATTTTCTGGTTCTGGAAGACGCTGAAAACCCGGTTCTCTTGTACTGacaactaaaatgtttttttctatggCTCTCATAAACTTATCAACTCGGTTATATTGCTTACGGGGATAAGTGAGGAGCTCACAAATCCTTTGTACTGTGAACGGTGCGGAAGTAAACGAGTCCAGTCTCTCCAACAAACTATTTTTcatgatatcataattaaaaggGTCAACATTAGGGTACGGAGGAATATCTATACCTGGTGTGGTGTCGTAGAAATCAGTTATAACATTAAGCAATTTTTCCTTGAACAAGCTCTTCACCAGAGACCATTGATAGACTGGGTCACCGGTACGCGCCACATAAGCTAAGTAATCATTTAGTTCTTGtggtattgttttttgtttacgttttgaaAATTCCTCAAGAAAATGAAATATCTCTTCAGCATTATCCATTGTGAATATCGTTAAATGAtgacaataataattctttattccAACACtcaaacaagcttttattaaaaaatgacagtTCACACTCAAGTCAAATCTCATTCAAGTCAATTTCATTCCAAACAGATAGTTAATTATTGTAGATAAAATAAAGAACCATggatttattagaatattacaAATTCTATTTAGTttgatattatacaattatatattatgtttacaattgaaatttatgatgaaacaattttataatatgtgtagtaaaaaatatatacaacaattattaaaaagtgaGTTAAGGAGAGCTAAAGTATTTTAAGCTTTACAGTGTTTGATAAACGACACTgtttatttaccaaaaaaatttaaatgccaACAAATATAATCACATGCTTTTTATCGTTTATCCAAAAGTTAAGGACTGTGTGAAAGCAGAACCTTGCTACAAGAATATATCCGTGTCTGTCTATAAGCTAATTATTAATACCAACACAAAGAATACAATAATCTATTTCTTAAATTCTCATTTTCCACTAttgattattttctattattatgaGCAATATAATAAACccttacttaatttattttatttacattaaggatttaaacaaaaatatatacaatcaaaACTTGAAATAgatactgtacaaatcatgactgatatttcttaaattcaatataattataatgacaatTTGTCAAAGTGACGTTCACAAGTACGCATTGacatttagaaaatattgaataagttATTCTATAGGttcttattaaagttaaataataaattataaataaatctacacGTTAATTActcgtatttaaatttaaataatgaattcaataATAAGAAGAAGCTTTTACCcaatttataataacacataCAAGTTAACTTGTCGCTTAT from Vanessa atalanta chromosome 14, ilVanAtal1.2, whole genome shotgun sequence includes:
- the LOC125068646 gene encoding serine/threonine-protein phosphatase 4 regulatory subunit 2-like, which produces MDNAEEIFHFLEEFSKRKQKTIPQELNDYLAYVARTGDPVYQWSLVKSLFKEKLLNVITDFYDTTPGIDIPPYPNVDPFNYDIMKNSLLERLDSFTSAPFTVQRICELLTYPRKQYNRVDKFMRAIEKNILVVSTREPGFQRLPEPENGEPMEAIVNGSDNNSEYNVDVEMEDMSWKDNPAKQTSEPQPGSSDAHISVDDIEARLHAKQETSLTQDKAVTQYESVTPPELNITENIEDPEQKPKETASQIPSTSEDVKNNNSSEESPETKMDVEMKGDVLEPVIIPEIKVDDAETTEQKLCEESNLTKNVEPDTQKESIAPTEITDIPADESSSDSTKAVESKNTTELSSSEESSSSDNTDGNSNSPKTEEHIDVQDESQSNKKIENSENIETNATEISNSNTPSIEEKEQTHKIESENYSISDVQSELPKVSVVVENKTEELEKKENIIEKEKEETEIVATETNAES